In a genomic window of Gossypium arboreum isolate Shixiya-1 chromosome 9, ASM2569848v2, whole genome shotgun sequence:
- the LOC108451750 gene encoding uncharacterized protein LOC108451750 produces the protein MLNGTNFKERKMHLIILLDCIDIELTVSEKQPEPLTEASTLDAKRDFKSVPKATVGKESEENTLAKGLLNEIKKCFAKNDKVETTSLLASLMSVKYKGQGNVREYIMEMFHVASRLKALKIKLSEELPVLMVLVSLSA, from the exons atgcttaatgggactaatttcAAGGAAAGGAAAATGCATTTAATTATACTACTTGATTGTATAGACATAGAGCTTACAGTAAGTGAAAAACAACCTGAACCTCTCACCGAGGCAAGCACCCTTGATGCTAAAAGGGATTTTAAGAG CGTTCCAAAAGCCACTGTGGGCAAAGAATCTGAAGAGAATACTTTGGCCAAAGGTCTTCTTAACGAAATTAAGAAATGTTTTGCCAAAAATGATAAAGTTGAAACGACATCACTTCTGGCTTCTTTGATGTCTGTAaagtataagggtcaaggaaACGTAAGGGAGTACATTATGGAAATGTTTCATGTTGCTTCAAGACTTAAGGCACTTAAGATCAAGCTTTCTGAGGAATTACCTgttcttatggttttggtatcACTTTCTGCatag